CCGCGCGCCTCGTGGTGCGCTCCGGGTACGCCTCTGTCTCGCTGCTGCAGCGCAAGATGCGCATCGGGTACGTCCGCGCGGCGCGGCTCGTCGACCAGTTGGAAGAGAAGGGGATCGTGGGACCGCCCCAGGGCTCCAGTCCGAGAGAGGTCCTGGTCGGGCTCGAGGAACTGGACCGGACGCTGCGCGAGGGGGGGACCGGCGAGCCCCGACCTGCGCGGGCGGCCGCCGCGGCAGAGGACGCGTCCGATTGATGCCCGCTTCTCATGACGCGTCCCGGCGGTGGAATCACGCCGGGTACCCTGGGCATATATCTCGTATGCGGCGCACGGTTCCGGCCCCGGACCGCAGGAAAGAGGTTTTGGTCTCCAGAAACCCGGAGGCGCTATGGCTTCAGCGGGGATCGGCGAGCGGCTTCGCAACGCCCGCACGGCGCGCGGACTTTCCCTAGAGGAGGTCGAGGCAGCGACGCGCATCCGGCGCCGCTACCT
The genomic region above belongs to bacterium and contains:
- a CDS encoding DNA translocase FtsK, translating into TERLVQFWRTQGEPAYVDALVQATADGPAEEAPAADALLGDAARLVVRSGYASVSLLQRKMRIGYVRAARLVDQLEEKGIVGPPQGSSPREVLVGLEELDRTLREGGTGEPRPARAAAAAEDASD